ATTCGTTTATGGACTTGTGTAAAAAACCAGAGCTGGCCAGTGAAGTGGCCCTGGGTCCTATCCGCGATTTTGATTTTGATGTTTCTATTTTATTTTCAGACCTTTTATTTCCGCTTGAAGCTATGGGGATGGGTCTTGATTATAAACCAGGCCCAGTACTGGGTTGGCACTTAGATGCCACAAATATAAATCGTCTCACACCATGGGAAGATGCTGTGAGAGGAGTCGAGTTTCAAAAAGACGCTGTGCGGGCCACACGTGAACTTTTACCTCAAGACAAGAGTTTAATTGGATTTGTCGGTGGACCATGGACGCTGTTTTCTTATGCCGTAGAAGGCAGTCATAAGGATGGCCTTAAGAAGACCAAACAAAATTTATCTTTATTTAATACTTTTTGTGAAAACTTAGTTCCTCTACTTAAAGCCAATATTGCCTTACAGCTTGAAGCGGGATGTGAAGTGGTGATGATCTTTGACACCTCTTCTGGAGAGTTAAGCCCACAGGATTATCAAAGCTATGTGGTGCCTCAGATTTTAAAATTAGCGGAGACCTTCCCTAAAAGACTGGGTTACTATTCTAAAGGCACTACAGGGGATCACTACACTCAAGCACTTTATAGTGCCGCTTGGGCAGGTTTAGGCTTTGATCATCGTTGGGACATCAAGGCGGCTTTACAAAATTCTAAGCAACCTGGTTTTGTGCAAGGCAATTTTGATCAGTACTTTTTATTTCAAAACACAGAGGATTTTAAACGCAGCGTGGATCAGTACTTGTCACGTCTTCAGGAAC
This genomic window from Pseudobdellovibrionaceae bacterium contains:
- a CDS encoding uroporphyrinogen decarboxylase, with translation MNVKFKNALNRSPQAVPPIWFMRQAGRYHKHYQGLRSKYSFMDLCKKPELASEVALGPIRDFDFDVSILFSDLLFPLEAMGMGLDYKPGPVLGWHLDATNINRLTPWEDAVRGVEFQKDAVRATRELLPQDKSLIGFVGGPWTLFSYAVEGSHKDGLKKTKQNLSLFNTFCENLVPLLKANIALQLEAGCEVVMIFDTSSGELSPQDYQSYVVPQILKLAETFPKRLGYYSKGTTGDHYTQALYSAAWAGLGFDHRWDIKAALQNSKQPGFVQGNFDQYFLFQNTEDFKRSVDQYLSRLQELSPSERAGWVCGLGHGVLPETPEDHVKYFVQRVREVLGE